The proteins below are encoded in one region of Antennarius striatus isolate MH-2024 chromosome 7, ASM4005453v1, whole genome shotgun sequence:
- the atp13a3 gene encoding polyamine-transporting ATPase 13A3 isoform X1 produces the protein MEGLGKLSCSMEKKDLKIINKGEDEEMELQGYCLCPWRLVLVGLGVLCTGGFLLLLLYWMPQWCVKFTCTRTTARDAEVVLMRSTDEFRTWFMARVQIMLAPGRNPFHSLETQTTSPFSSPASSMANGHNPHHSSNGPAQELIKRFADYQPVQIRYFCFHSSTYYWNDELQNFEVLIGVEDLRVSCSTLHSEHSAGLTRDQQEYRKLFFGVNEISVKVPSIFKLLIKEVLNPFYIFQLFSVILWTVDEYYYYAMAIVIMSVISIATSLYTVKKQYVMLHDMVAAHSIVRVSVCRANNDIEEVMSTDLVPGDLLVIPSNGTIMPCDAVLVSGTCIVNESMLTGESVPVTKTNLPNPVSGERLEVTDDVYSTEEHKRHTLFCGTHIIQTRYYTDELVKAVVVRTGFSTAKGQLVRSILYPKPTDFKLYRDAYFFLLCLVGVAGIGFIYSIAFSVMNEVPAKTIIIESLDIITITVPPALPAALTAGIVYAQRRLKHLGIFCISPQRINICGQINLVCFDKTGTLTEDGLDLWGVQRVENGSFHLSEENAYKETLVKSQFVACMATCHSLTKIEGQLSGDPLDLKMFEATGWIMEEATEEETALHNHIMPTVFRPPKQLLPPEPAASPEQDMELYELSSAYEIGIVRQFPFSSSLQRMTVVARLLGEKRMDAYMKGAPEMVASLCKRETVPENFAEVLEGYTKQGFRVIAMAHRRLESKLTWHKVQNINRDNIEANMDLLGLIIMQNKLKTETSAVLHDLHRAQIRTVMVTGDNILTAISVARDCGMIPSEDTIIIADAIPPYNGQAAKITWRYADKPSKMPRMEEVNISLEDVCNVDELKTQPLYHFAMNGKSFSIIEEHFPDMLQKLVLRGTVFARMAPDQKTQLIEALQGVDYFVAMCGDGANDCGALKRAHGGISLSELEASVASPFTSRTPNISCVPNLIREGRAALITSFCVFKYMALYSIIQYISVTLLYSILSNLGDFQFLFIDIAIILLIVFTMSLNPAGEELVSRRPPSGLISGQLLCSVLTQILICLGFQAMTFFLVQQQTWYTVWTPLTDVCNQSSHNLSEHNETELDDHNIQNFENTSLFFVSCFQYLIVAIVFSKGKPFRQPTYKNWPFVVSVLGLYFFLLFIMFHHTEIIAEIVCVPFDWRVKLFFIILVNATVSVLMETFILDIVLWKLVFSRDKQGSFGLTPATPRPQVGIDRQDFNCLSWLCCRKKTPPKARYMHLAQELSVDPDWPPKPTTTTEAKPHPENGSTCQFLNIS, from the exons ATGGAGGGCCTTGGCAAACTTTCCTGTAGCATGGAGAAAAAAGACCTAAAGATTATCAACAAAGGGGAAGATGAGGAGATG GAGCTGCAGGGCTACTGTCTTTGTCCTTGGCGGCTAGTGCTGGTGGGTCTTGGAGTGCTGTGTACGGGGggcttcctcctgctgctgctctacTGGATGCCACAGTGGTGTGTCAAATTCACCTGCACTCGTACCACAGCCCGCGATGCAGAAGTGGTGTTGATGCGCTCCACA GATGAGTTCCGCACATGGTTCATGGCCAGAGTGCAAATTATGCTGGCCCCAGGGAGAAACCCATTCCACAGCCTGGAAACCCAGACCACCTCCCCCTTCTCCTCCCCTGCCTCCTCTATGGCCAACGGACATAACCCCCACCACTCCAGCAACGGCCCTGCTCAGGAGCTCATCAAAAGATTTGCTGACTACCAGCCAGTACAA ATTCGCTATTTTTGCTTTCATAGCTCAACATATTACTGGAACGACGAGTTGCAGAATTTTGAAGTTTTAAT TGGTGTGGAGGACCTGCGGGTCAGCTGCTCCACCCTCCACTCGGAGCACAGTGCAGGCCTGACCAGGGACCAGCAAGAGTACAG GAAACTGTTCTTTGGAGTGAATGAAATTTCAGTGAAAGTGCCTTCTATTTTCAAGCTGCTTATCAAAGAG GTTCTCAACCCTTTCTACATCTTCCAGCTCTTTAGTGTGATCCTGTGGACTGTCGATGAGTATTACTACTATGCTATGGCCATTGTTATCATGTCAGTCATATCCATAGCTACCTCTCTGTACACAGTTAAAAAG CAATACGTCATGCTTCATGACATGGTGGCAGCTCACAGTATTGTCCGTGTGTCTGTATGCCGAGCCAACAATG ATATCGAAGAGGTAATGTCTACTGATCTAGTGCCTGGTGATCTGTTAGTCATCCCCAGCAATGGGACCATCATGCCATGCGATGCCGTGCTGGTCAGCGGCACCTGCATTGTCAATGAGAGCATGCTTACAG GTGAGAGTGTTCCTGTGACAAAGACCAATCTACCCAACCCGGTGTCAGGGGAGAGGCTGGAGGTGACTGATGATGTCTACAGCACAGAGGAGCACAAAAGACATACACTATTCTGTGGCACTCACATCATCCAGACACGCTACTACACAGATGAACTGGTCAAGGCTGTGGTGGTGCGCACAg GTTTCAGCACAGCCAAAGGACAGCTGGTGCGTTCCATCCTTTACCCAAAACCCACTGACTTCAAGCTGTACCGCGATGCCTACTTCTTCCTGTTATGTTTGGTGGGGGTGGCAGGAATTGGCTTTATCTACTCCATTGCCTTCAGTGTTATGAACGAG GTGCCAGCTAAAACCATCATCATTGAGTCCCtggacatcatcaccatcacggTTCCACCAGCGCTGCCAGCTGCATTGACAGCCGGAATAGTGTATGCCCAGCGCCGCCTCAAACACCTTGGAATTTTCTGCATCAGTCCACAGAGAATCAATATCTGTGGACAAATAAACCTGGTCTGTTTTGACAAG ACTGGTACTCTGACAGAGGATGGATTAGACCTATGGGGAGTCCAACGAGTTGAGAATGGCAG TTTTCACCTGTCAGAAGAAAATGCCTACAAGGAAACTCTTGTCAAGTCCCAGTTTGTTGCTTGTATGGCCACATGCCACTCCCTGACCAAAATAGAGGGCCAACTGTCTGGAGACCCGCTGGACCTCAAGATGTTTGAGGCTACTGGCTGG ATCATGGAGGAGGCCACAGAAGAGGAAACAGCTCTTCATAACCATATCATGCCCACTGTGTTTCGCCCGCCAAAGCAGCTGTTGCCCCCAGAGCCTGCAGCGTCACCAGAGCAAGACATG GAACTGTATGAACTCTCG TCAGCCTATGAAATAGGTATTGTGCGGCAGTTTCCATTTTCCTCATCGCTCCAGAGGATGACTGTCGTGGCTCGCTTGTTGGGGGAGAAACGTATGGATGCCTATATGAAGGGTGCACCAGAGATGGTGGCTAGTCTCTGCAAGAGGGAGACAG TGCCAGAAAACTTTGCAGAGGTTTTGGAGGGCTACACCAAGCAGGGTTTCAGAGTAATTGCTATGGCTCATCGTCGACTTGAATCTAAACTCACCTGGCACAAAGTCCAAAATATCAACAG GGATAACATCGAGGCAAACATGGATCTCCTGGGTCTGATCATCATGCAAAACAAGTTGAAGACAGAAACCTCAGCGGTGCTGCATGACCTCCATAGAGCACAAATCCGCACTGTCATGGTTACTG GAGACAATATACTGACTGCAATCTCTGTGGCCCGGGACTGTGGAATGATCCCTTCTGAAGACACAATCATCATTGCTGATGCTATACCTCCCTATAATGGGCAAGCTGCCAAGATCACATGGAGATATGCTGACAAGCCAAGCAAGATGCCTCGAATGGAG GAAGTGAACATCAGCCTGGAGGATGTTTGTAACGTGGATGAGCTCAAAACCCAACCGCTGTACCACTTTGCTATGAATGGAAAATCATTTTCGATCATTGAAGAGCATTTCCCTGACATGCTCCAAAAG CTCGTCCTGCGTGGCACAGTGTTTGCAAGAATGGCCCCAGATCAGAAAACTCAGCTCATCGAGGCCCTTCAGGGTGTAGA CTACTTTGTGGCGATGTGTGGGGATGGAGCCAATGACTGTGGG GCTTTGAAGAGGGCTCATGGTGGCATCAGTCTGTCGGAGCTCGAAGCCTCAGTAGCCTCTCCGTTCACCTCCAGGACCCCCAACATCTCCTGTGTCCCCAACCTCATCAG GGAGGGCCGAGCTGCTCTCATCACTTCCTTCTGCGTGTTTAAGTACATGGCCCTCTACAGTATCATTCAGTACATCAGCGTCACTCTCCTCTACTCT ATCCTCAGTAACCTTGGAGACTTCCAGTTCCTCTTCATTGATATTGCCATCATCCTCCTCATTGTCTTTacca TGAGTCTGAACCCAGCAGGGGAAGAACTGGTGTCGCGGCGCCCCCCATCAGGTCTTATCTCAGGTCAGCTGCTGTGCTCTGTGCTGACCCAGATCCTCATCTGCTTGGGCTTCCAGGCCATGACATTCTTCCTGGTCCAGCAGCAGACCTGGTACACAGTCTGGACACCGCTGACAGA TGTGTGCAACCAGTCATCACATAATTTATCTGAACACAACGAGACAGAGCTCGATGACCACAACATCCAAAACTTCGAGAACACCAGCCTCTTCTTCGTGTCCTGCTTTCAGTATCTCATTGTCGCCATCGTTTTCTCAAAGGGCAAACCTTTCAGGCAGCCTACCTACAAGAACT GGCCTTTCGTGGTGTCTGTTTtaggtttatatttttttctactATTTATCATGTTCCACCATACGGAAATCATTGCAGAG ATTGTTTGTGTCCCATTTGATTGGAGagtgaaactttttttcatcatcTTAGTCAATGCAACAGTGTCTGTTTTGATGGAG ACCTTCATCCTTGACATCGTCTTATGGAAGCTTGTATTCAGCCGAGACAAACAAGGCAGCTTTGGCCTCACTCCTGCCACTCCGAGACCACAG
- the atp13a3 gene encoding polyamine-transporting ATPase 13A3 isoform X2 → MEGLGKLSCSMEKKDLKIINKGEDEEMELQGYCLCPWRLVLVGLGVLCTGGFLLLLLYWMPQWCVKFTCTRTTARDAEVVLMRSTDEFRTWFMARVQIMLAPGRNPFHSLETQTTSPFSSPASSMANGHNPHHSSNGPAQELIKRFADYQPVQIRYFCFHSSTYYWNDELQNFEVLIGVEDLRVSCSTLHSEHSAGLTRDQQEYRKLFFGVNEISVKVPSIFKLLIKEVLNPFYIFQLFSVILWTVDEYYYYAMAIVIMSVISIATSLYTVKKQYVMLHDMVAAHSIVRVSVCRANNDIEEVMSTDLVPGDLLVIPSNGTIMPCDAVLVSGTCIVNESMLTGESVPVTKTNLPNPVSGERLEVTDDVYSTEEHKRHTLFCGTHIIQTRYYTDELVKAVVVRTGFSTAKGQLVRSILYPKPTDFKLYRDAYFFLLCLVGVAGIGFIYSIAFSVMNEVPAKTIIIESLDIITITVPPALPAALTAGIVYAQRRLKHLGIFCISPQRINICGQINLVCFDKTGTLTEDGLDLWGVQRVENGSFHLSEENAYKETLVKSQFVACMATCHSLTKIEGQLSGDPLDLKMFEATGWIMEEATEEETALHNHIMPTVFRPPKQLLPPEPAASPEQDMELYELSSAYEIGIVRQFPFSSSLQRMTVVARLLGEKRMDAYMKGAPEMVASLCKRETVPENFAEVLEGYTKQGFRVIAMAHRRLESKLTWHKVQNINRDNIEANMDLLGLIIMQNKLKTETSAVLHDLHRAQIRTVMVTGDNILTAISVARDCGMIPSEDTIIIADAIPPYNGQAAKITWRYADKPSKMPRMEEVNISLEDVCNVDELKTQPLYHFAMNGKSFSIIEEHFPDMLQKLVLRGTVFARMAPDQKTQLIEALQGVDYFVAMCGDGANDCGALKRAHGGISLSELEASVASPFTSRTPNISCVPNLIREGRAALITSFCVFKYMALYSIIQYISVTLLYSILSNLGDFQFLFIDIAIILLIVFTMSLNPAGEELVSRRPPSGLISGQLLCSVLTQILICLGFQAMTFFLVQQQTWYTVWTPLTDVCNQSSHNLSEHNETELDDHNIQNFENTSLFFVSCFQYLIVAIVFSKGKPFRQPTYKNWPFVVSVLGLYFFLLFIMFHHTEIIAEIVCVPFDWRVKLFFIILVNATVSVLMEVGIDRQDFNCLSWLCCRKKTPPKARYMHLAQELSVDPDWPPKPTTTTEAKPHPENGSTCQFLNIS, encoded by the exons ATGGAGGGCCTTGGCAAACTTTCCTGTAGCATGGAGAAAAAAGACCTAAAGATTATCAACAAAGGGGAAGATGAGGAGATG GAGCTGCAGGGCTACTGTCTTTGTCCTTGGCGGCTAGTGCTGGTGGGTCTTGGAGTGCTGTGTACGGGGggcttcctcctgctgctgctctacTGGATGCCACAGTGGTGTGTCAAATTCACCTGCACTCGTACCACAGCCCGCGATGCAGAAGTGGTGTTGATGCGCTCCACA GATGAGTTCCGCACATGGTTCATGGCCAGAGTGCAAATTATGCTGGCCCCAGGGAGAAACCCATTCCACAGCCTGGAAACCCAGACCACCTCCCCCTTCTCCTCCCCTGCCTCCTCTATGGCCAACGGACATAACCCCCACCACTCCAGCAACGGCCCTGCTCAGGAGCTCATCAAAAGATTTGCTGACTACCAGCCAGTACAA ATTCGCTATTTTTGCTTTCATAGCTCAACATATTACTGGAACGACGAGTTGCAGAATTTTGAAGTTTTAAT TGGTGTGGAGGACCTGCGGGTCAGCTGCTCCACCCTCCACTCGGAGCACAGTGCAGGCCTGACCAGGGACCAGCAAGAGTACAG GAAACTGTTCTTTGGAGTGAATGAAATTTCAGTGAAAGTGCCTTCTATTTTCAAGCTGCTTATCAAAGAG GTTCTCAACCCTTTCTACATCTTCCAGCTCTTTAGTGTGATCCTGTGGACTGTCGATGAGTATTACTACTATGCTATGGCCATTGTTATCATGTCAGTCATATCCATAGCTACCTCTCTGTACACAGTTAAAAAG CAATACGTCATGCTTCATGACATGGTGGCAGCTCACAGTATTGTCCGTGTGTCTGTATGCCGAGCCAACAATG ATATCGAAGAGGTAATGTCTACTGATCTAGTGCCTGGTGATCTGTTAGTCATCCCCAGCAATGGGACCATCATGCCATGCGATGCCGTGCTGGTCAGCGGCACCTGCATTGTCAATGAGAGCATGCTTACAG GTGAGAGTGTTCCTGTGACAAAGACCAATCTACCCAACCCGGTGTCAGGGGAGAGGCTGGAGGTGACTGATGATGTCTACAGCACAGAGGAGCACAAAAGACATACACTATTCTGTGGCACTCACATCATCCAGACACGCTACTACACAGATGAACTGGTCAAGGCTGTGGTGGTGCGCACAg GTTTCAGCACAGCCAAAGGACAGCTGGTGCGTTCCATCCTTTACCCAAAACCCACTGACTTCAAGCTGTACCGCGATGCCTACTTCTTCCTGTTATGTTTGGTGGGGGTGGCAGGAATTGGCTTTATCTACTCCATTGCCTTCAGTGTTATGAACGAG GTGCCAGCTAAAACCATCATCATTGAGTCCCtggacatcatcaccatcacggTTCCACCAGCGCTGCCAGCTGCATTGACAGCCGGAATAGTGTATGCCCAGCGCCGCCTCAAACACCTTGGAATTTTCTGCATCAGTCCACAGAGAATCAATATCTGTGGACAAATAAACCTGGTCTGTTTTGACAAG ACTGGTACTCTGACAGAGGATGGATTAGACCTATGGGGAGTCCAACGAGTTGAGAATGGCAG TTTTCACCTGTCAGAAGAAAATGCCTACAAGGAAACTCTTGTCAAGTCCCAGTTTGTTGCTTGTATGGCCACATGCCACTCCCTGACCAAAATAGAGGGCCAACTGTCTGGAGACCCGCTGGACCTCAAGATGTTTGAGGCTACTGGCTGG ATCATGGAGGAGGCCACAGAAGAGGAAACAGCTCTTCATAACCATATCATGCCCACTGTGTTTCGCCCGCCAAAGCAGCTGTTGCCCCCAGAGCCTGCAGCGTCACCAGAGCAAGACATG GAACTGTATGAACTCTCG TCAGCCTATGAAATAGGTATTGTGCGGCAGTTTCCATTTTCCTCATCGCTCCAGAGGATGACTGTCGTGGCTCGCTTGTTGGGGGAGAAACGTATGGATGCCTATATGAAGGGTGCACCAGAGATGGTGGCTAGTCTCTGCAAGAGGGAGACAG TGCCAGAAAACTTTGCAGAGGTTTTGGAGGGCTACACCAAGCAGGGTTTCAGAGTAATTGCTATGGCTCATCGTCGACTTGAATCTAAACTCACCTGGCACAAAGTCCAAAATATCAACAG GGATAACATCGAGGCAAACATGGATCTCCTGGGTCTGATCATCATGCAAAACAAGTTGAAGACAGAAACCTCAGCGGTGCTGCATGACCTCCATAGAGCACAAATCCGCACTGTCATGGTTACTG GAGACAATATACTGACTGCAATCTCTGTGGCCCGGGACTGTGGAATGATCCCTTCTGAAGACACAATCATCATTGCTGATGCTATACCTCCCTATAATGGGCAAGCTGCCAAGATCACATGGAGATATGCTGACAAGCCAAGCAAGATGCCTCGAATGGAG GAAGTGAACATCAGCCTGGAGGATGTTTGTAACGTGGATGAGCTCAAAACCCAACCGCTGTACCACTTTGCTATGAATGGAAAATCATTTTCGATCATTGAAGAGCATTTCCCTGACATGCTCCAAAAG CTCGTCCTGCGTGGCACAGTGTTTGCAAGAATGGCCCCAGATCAGAAAACTCAGCTCATCGAGGCCCTTCAGGGTGTAGA CTACTTTGTGGCGATGTGTGGGGATGGAGCCAATGACTGTGGG GCTTTGAAGAGGGCTCATGGTGGCATCAGTCTGTCGGAGCTCGAAGCCTCAGTAGCCTCTCCGTTCACCTCCAGGACCCCCAACATCTCCTGTGTCCCCAACCTCATCAG GGAGGGCCGAGCTGCTCTCATCACTTCCTTCTGCGTGTTTAAGTACATGGCCCTCTACAGTATCATTCAGTACATCAGCGTCACTCTCCTCTACTCT ATCCTCAGTAACCTTGGAGACTTCCAGTTCCTCTTCATTGATATTGCCATCATCCTCCTCATTGTCTTTacca TGAGTCTGAACCCAGCAGGGGAAGAACTGGTGTCGCGGCGCCCCCCATCAGGTCTTATCTCAGGTCAGCTGCTGTGCTCTGTGCTGACCCAGATCCTCATCTGCTTGGGCTTCCAGGCCATGACATTCTTCCTGGTCCAGCAGCAGACCTGGTACACAGTCTGGACACCGCTGACAGA TGTGTGCAACCAGTCATCACATAATTTATCTGAACACAACGAGACAGAGCTCGATGACCACAACATCCAAAACTTCGAGAACACCAGCCTCTTCTTCGTGTCCTGCTTTCAGTATCTCATTGTCGCCATCGTTTTCTCAAAGGGCAAACCTTTCAGGCAGCCTACCTACAAGAACT GGCCTTTCGTGGTGTCTGTTTtaggtttatatttttttctactATTTATCATGTTCCACCATACGGAAATCATTGCAGAG ATTGTTTGTGTCCCATTTGATTGGAGagtgaaactttttttcatcatcTTAGTCAATGCAACAGTGTCTGTTTTGATGGAG